From Methanosarcina lacustris Z-7289, one genomic window encodes:
- a CDS encoding TatD family hydrolase has product MEYKPMPYPIIDSHCHLDFSKFNPDREEAIFRARKAGVIGMINSGISLKGNRVSLELAEKNEDIHAALGLSPDIGREGKDDVINSILTQIEANAGNAVGIGEAGLDFQDCKTNEERERQTTSFKKVIEIAKDLDKPLVVHARMAEAEVLKLVKGMDTVIYHCYSGSLETMKVIVDAGYYISLATLVCFSEHHQTLAAKVPLENLLLETDSPFLSPRKGRNEPAYIVDSIPVIAQLKEMEPTEIAKFATENARRAFHI; this is encoded by the coding sequence ATGGAATACAAACCCATGCCTTATCCGATCATTGATTCTCATTGTCACCTTGATTTTTCCAAATTCAACCCCGACCGGGAAGAGGCTATCTTCCGCGCCCGGAAAGCAGGGGTTATCGGGATGATCAACTCCGGAATTTCCCTGAAAGGCAACCGTGTAAGTCTTGAACTTGCGGAAAAGAATGAGGACATCCATGCTGCATTAGGACTGAGCCCTGACATCGGCAGAGAGGGAAAAGATGACGTTATCAACTCAATCCTTACCCAGATCGAAGCTAATGCCGGAAACGCAGTGGGTATAGGAGAAGCCGGCCTGGACTTTCAGGACTGCAAAACAAATGAAGAACGTGAACGACAGACAACTTCGTTCAAAAAAGTAATCGAGATTGCAAAAGATCTGGACAAACCCCTTGTAGTACATGCCCGGATGGCTGAAGCAGAGGTCCTTAAACTCGTAAAAGGGATGGATACCGTAATCTATCACTGCTATAGCGGTTCTCTTGAGACCATGAAGGTAATCGTGGACGCCGGCTACTATATTTCCCTGGCTACCCTTGTCTGTTTTTCCGAACATCACCAGACCCTTGCAGCTAAAGTCCCCCTTGAAAACCTGCTCCTGGAAACCGACAGTCCTTTCCTCTCCCCACGCAAAGGCAGAAATGAACCTGCATATATAGTGGACTCGATCCCTGTTATAGCGCAGCTTAAGGAAATGGAACCCACCGAAATTGCGAAATTCGCAACCGAAAATGCACGCCGGGCTTTCCATATATAA
- a CDS encoding MBL fold metallo-hydrolase — translation MEVRYICPTAYDSSVYLVNGKVLIDAGMNSDLIIRELEKSIKLTDLELIILTHCHYDHTAAASAIVEKSGAKVGVHRADLEGVNDEYLSVSVLFGERAPAVRPTVIYEEGDKIPIGNGEYLEVIHTPGHSKGSICLYEPVSKSLFSGDTVFPGGGFGRTDFEGCEPEKMLGSVEKLTKLDVKTLYSGHGAPNDRDGNKQILASYTMLKMMTGA, via the coding sequence ATGGAAGTCCGATACATTTGCCCCACGGCCTACGATTCCAGTGTCTATCTTGTAAACGGGAAGGTTCTTATCGACGCGGGCATGAACAGTGACCTGATTATCAGGGAACTGGAAAAATCTATCAAGCTTACCGACCTTGAATTAATCATCCTGACCCATTGCCACTATGACCACACTGCCGCAGCGTCAGCAATTGTAGAGAAAAGTGGAGCGAAAGTTGGAGTCCATAGGGCAGACCTTGAAGGAGTAAACGACGAGTACCTCAGTGTTTCCGTGCTCTTTGGAGAGCGTGCTCCGGCTGTCAGACCAACGGTCATCTATGAGGAAGGGGACAAAATTCCCATAGGAAACGGAGAATACCTCGAAGTCATCCACACCCCGGGCCATTCAAAAGGGAGTATCTGCCTCTACGAACCTGTCTCAAAAAGCCTCTTTTCAGGAGACACCGTCTTTCCAGGTGGAGGTTTCGGGAGAACGGATTTTGAAGGTTGCGAGCCTGAAAAAATGCTTGGTTCCGTAGAAAAACTAACAAAACTTGATGTAAAAACCCTGTATTCCGGGCATGGAGCCCCGAATGACAGAGACGGGAACAAACAGATCCTGGCTTCTTATACAATGCTGAAGATGATGACGGGAGCATGA
- the arcS gene encoding archaeosine synthase subunit alpha, translating to MTQYFEIENRDGAARIGKLLLSPELRTPCALHTAALGNIENPGPIVDAGSLWTVDREELEVRIKEIREKTGKGTLIILPHQTYPPAIPTESLGKVETFTATSDENAKDDGPTGSFLRAEGEIQKSDLYIMKGAGTLENNARRFLETLVDLKNRIPPDTALYAPNLARPENAAMLAYIGIDVMDDTKAEIAAYSDIYLTAAGSFYLDSLVEFPCRCRVCAATTPAELLTLPKADRAKLLSAHNRDALDAELALVREKIRAGTLREYVEGQCRVRPWLTALLRLGDFEYSYLEERVPAFRQNQLLANTSEALSRIEVVRFAQRIQERYVPPDLDILLLLPCAAKKPYSISQSHQKFILSLGKYRKFVHEVIITSPLGIVPRELELTYPAAHYDTAVTGHWDEEEKAWVSGCLEAYLSKHRYKAIVAHVEGAYREICERVAEKLGIDIVYTTGESLTSYESLLNLKNTVESICTSENFSQKKQNAEEEKKNFVKAIAGYQFGEGAGHLFSEEVGKPVVKGRFPKYQLFIGKKQLATLIPQYGMLALSPEGAELVLKSEKYVVKIDDFVPRGSILAPGVLEADPEIRPNDEVIVLGKKALCVGRAMMNGREMEESGRGVAVDVRHVKKLKT from the coding sequence ATGACACAGTATTTTGAAATAGAAAATAGAGATGGAGCAGCACGTATAGGAAAACTCCTGCTCTCTCCCGAACTCCGCACTCCCTGTGCCCTGCATACGGCAGCACTCGGAAACATTGAAAACCCGGGACCTATTGTTGATGCAGGCAGCCTCTGGACTGTTGACCGGGAAGAACTTGAAGTACGCATAAAGGAAATTCGTGAAAAAACAGGAAAGGGAACTCTCATAATCCTTCCCCATCAGACTTATCCACCTGCAATTCCAACCGAATCTCTCGGAAAAGTAGAAACATTTACTGCCACCAGTGATGAAAATGCTAAAGATGACGGCCCTACAGGTTCTTTTCTTAGAGCAGAAGGAGAGATTCAGAAGAGCGACCTTTACATAATGAAAGGAGCAGGGACTCTGGAAAATAACGCCAGGAGGTTTCTGGAAACCTTAGTAGACCTGAAAAATAGAATCCCTCCGGATACTGCTCTCTATGCCCCCAACCTGGCTCGCCCTGAAAATGCAGCAATGCTTGCCTACATCGGGATCGACGTTATGGATGATACTAAGGCAGAAATTGCAGCCTATTCTGACATCTACCTTACAGCTGCCGGCAGTTTCTATCTTGACTCCCTAGTAGAGTTTCCCTGCCGGTGCAGGGTATGTGCCGCCACCACGCCCGCAGAACTTCTAACTCTCCCGAAAGCCGACAGGGCAAAGCTTCTTTCAGCCCATAACAGGGACGCCCTTGACGCAGAACTTGCTCTTGTCCGCGAAAAAATTAGGGCAGGAACACTGAGGGAGTATGTGGAAGGGCAGTGCAGGGTCCGACCCTGGCTTACAGCCCTGCTGCGCCTTGGAGATTTCGAATACTCCTACCTTGAAGAAAGAGTTCCCGCATTCCGGCAAAACCAGCTCCTTGCAAATACTTCCGAAGCCCTTTCAAGGATCGAAGTAGTCAGGTTTGCGCAGCGCATACAGGAAAGGTATGTACCTCCTGACCTTGATATCCTCCTGCTCCTCCCGTGTGCGGCTAAAAAACCCTATTCAATTTCCCAGTCCCACCAGAAGTTCATCCTTTCCCTTGGCAAATACCGAAAGTTTGTCCATGAAGTGATCATAACCTCCCCCTTGGGAATCGTGCCCCGAGAACTCGAATTAACCTACCCGGCAGCCCACTACGATACTGCAGTTACTGGACACTGGGACGAAGAAGAAAAAGCCTGGGTTTCCGGCTGCCTTGAAGCCTACCTCTCAAAACACAGATATAAGGCCATAGTTGCCCATGTGGAAGGGGCGTACAGGGAGATCTGTGAAAGGGTAGCTGAAAAACTGGGAATTGACATAGTCTATACTACAGGGGAAAGTCTCACATCCTACGAGTCCCTTTTGAACCTGAAAAATACTGTTGAATCTATCTGTACATCCGAGAATTTCAGCCAGAAAAAACAGAATGCTGAAGAAGAGAAGAAGAATTTCGTAAAGGCGATTGCAGGCTATCAATTCGGAGAGGGCGCAGGGCATCTCTTTTCAGAAGAAGTCGGAAAACCTGTGGTTAAAGGCCGTTTCCCGAAGTACCAGCTCTTTATCGGGAAAAAACAACTTGCAACTTTAATCCCGCAGTATGGAATGCTTGCCCTTTCTCCGGAAGGAGCGGAACTGGTGCTAAAAAGTGAGAAATATGTAGTAAAGATTGACGACTTTGTCCCGCGCGGTTCAATTCTTGCCCCGGGTGTGCTGGAGGCAGACCCCGAAATACGACCAAATGATGAGGTAATAGTTCTCGGGAAAAAAGCTCTCTGTGTAGGGAGGGCTATGATGAACGGAAGAGAAATGGAAGAATCGGGCAGGGGTGTTGCAGTAGACGTCCGACATGTTAAAAAACTTAAAACTTGA
- a CDS encoding AEC family transporter: MLFSIVVHQMILFFSILLVGNVAAKQGVIQENYLPDFAKLVTKILLPVMYFYMTYAGTTRQMVLDNVAIIGLAALFYVTICSVTWLLAKGLRPTGDKAKVFQFAFIFGNTGFVGAPLLIALFPKGGFLYLALFSIVDQLLFWTYGIYLATASDKKAKITLKSFENPNIVAIALAFVFIMIGIKLPTVVDDTLQTIKNAVGAMAMIYLGALIFYSDWKTAFKTKDMYFGIVVKMIVLPILLGKLLLMTSLPNDMIWSMIILMSLPTMTVVPMIAKMHGHEGAYAAGIMAATLAISIVTIPLVVFFTT, from the coding sequence GTGTTATTTTCAATCGTCGTTCATCAGATGATCCTTTTCTTCAGCATTCTTCTAGTCGGAAATGTGGCGGCTAAGCAGGGTGTTATCCAGGAAAATTATCTGCCGGATTTTGCCAAACTGGTTACAAAGATCCTTCTGCCTGTGATGTACTTTTATATGACTTATGCCGGAACGACAAGGCAGATGGTCTTGGATAATGTCGCAATTATCGGTCTTGCGGCTCTGTTTTATGTGACCATTTGCTCTGTTACCTGGCTATTAGCAAAAGGGCTTCGCCCGACAGGCGACAAAGCAAAGGTTTTTCAGTTTGCGTTCATTTTCGGCAACACCGGATTTGTCGGTGCACCGCTGCTTATAGCTCTATTTCCGAAGGGCGGCTTTTTGTATCTAGCGCTGTTCAGCATTGTTGATCAACTCCTGTTCTGGACTTATGGGATATATCTTGCAACTGCATCCGATAAAAAAGCGAAAATAACATTAAAGAGTTTTGAGAACCCCAACATCGTTGCTATTGCTTTAGCATTCGTCTTTATTATGATCGGTATCAAGCTGCCGACAGTCGTCGATGACACACTTCAGACGATCAAAAACGCGGTCGGCGCTATGGCCATGATCTATCTAGGCGCCTTGATCTTTTACTCCGACTGGAAGACCGCATTCAAAACAAAAGATATGTATTTCGGCATTGTTGTAAAAATGATCGTTCTGCCGATCCTTTTGGGCAAGCTCCTGCTAATGACGAGTCTGCCGAATGATATGATCTGGTCCATGATCATCCTGATGTCCCTACCGACTATGACGGTCGTGCCGATGATTGCAAAGATGCATGGACATGAAGGTGCCTACGCCGCTGGGATAATGGCTGCAACGCTGGCCATAAGTATAGTGACGATTCCGTTGGTGGTGTTTTTCACAACGTGA
- a CDS encoding YgiQ family radical SAM protein, protein MSPEEVKARGWKELDIILITGDAYVDHSSFGTAIIGRVLEDAGFRVGIIAQPRWDSPEDFRKLGKPRLFFSVSAGNTDSMVSNLTAGLKPRDKDAYSPDGKTGLRPNRAVIIYSNRIKEAFPDTPIVLGGIEASLRRFAHYDYLSDKVRQSILADAPADLVVYGMGELQIVEIAKRLQAEEDIREIRDIPGTAWKMEVKAWKELKEQGKKTAEDAAEFFREYIEIPSFSEVSQDKATFANAFRTYFLELNPVTGKGVVQPHPKTVIVQNRPMRPLTEAELDHVYELPFTGENHPFYPEPIPALEMVKFSLTTHRGCFGGCAFCAITQHQGRMIASRSIESVLREAKKLTEKPDFKGIINGVGGPTANMYAMSCKSWEKKGACLDKACLYPRICPSLDTSHKKLLELLHNLRNLPGVKHAFTGYGVRYDLALEDEEYLEELCAHHISGQLRVAPEHFSKRVTDAMSKPGKEVYERFSGKFAVLNKKCGKNQYIVNYLMSGHPGCTLEDMIEMAEYVRDHGGYTEQVQDFTPTPMTVSTCMYYTGLDPFTGKAVYVAKGKKEKAMQRALMHYRSPANYELVYEALEKAGRLDLVGNAHNCLIRRKNKFY, encoded by the coding sequence ATGAGCCCTGAAGAAGTAAAAGCTCGCGGCTGGAAGGAACTTGACATCATTCTGATTACCGGGGATGCCTATGTGGACCACTCCAGTTTCGGGACTGCAATAATAGGAAGGGTCCTTGAAGATGCCGGCTTCAGGGTAGGAATAATTGCCCAGCCGCGCTGGGACAGCCCTGAAGACTTCAGAAAACTTGGAAAGCCCAGACTCTTTTTTTCTGTAAGCGCAGGAAACACTGACTCAATGGTCAGCAACCTGACGGCGGGCCTTAAACCGCGAGATAAGGATGCATATTCCCCTGACGGCAAAACAGGGCTTCGCCCGAACCGCGCAGTGATTATCTATTCAAACAGGATAAAAGAAGCTTTCCCCGATACGCCGATAGTGCTCGGAGGAATTGAAGCTTCCCTGCGACGCTTTGCTCATTACGATTATCTTTCGGATAAAGTAAGGCAGTCAATTCTGGCCGACGCCCCTGCCGACCTTGTTGTCTACGGAATGGGAGAACTCCAGATTGTAGAAATTGCAAAGCGCCTTCAAGCCGAAGAGGACATCCGGGAGATCAGAGACATCCCCGGCACGGCCTGGAAGATGGAAGTCAAAGCCTGGAAAGAGCTGAAAGAACAGGGCAAAAAGACAGCCGAGGATGCAGCCGAATTCTTCAGGGAATACATCGAAATACCTTCATTTTCCGAAGTTTCTCAGGACAAAGCCACCTTTGCAAATGCTTTCCGCACATACTTCCTGGAACTGAACCCGGTCACAGGAAAAGGTGTAGTTCAGCCTCACCCAAAAACCGTTATTGTACAGAACAGGCCCATGCGCCCTTTGACAGAGGCGGAACTTGACCATGTATATGAGCTACCGTTCACAGGAGAAAACCACCCCTTCTACCCCGAGCCCATCCCTGCCCTTGAGATGGTAAAATTCTCCCTGACAACGCACAGAGGCTGTTTCGGAGGCTGTGCCTTTTGCGCCATCACCCAGCACCAGGGGCGCATGATCGCAAGCCGCAGCATCGAGTCCGTCCTCAGGGAAGCAAAGAAGCTAACAGAAAAACCGGACTTCAAGGGCATAATCAACGGGGTCGGAGGGCCTACTGCCAATATGTATGCCATGAGCTGCAAAAGCTGGGAGAAAAAAGGGGCCTGCCTGGATAAAGCCTGTCTCTACCCGCGTATCTGTCCCTCTCTTGACACAAGCCATAAAAAACTGCTCGAACTCCTCCACAACCTGCGCAACCTGCCCGGCGTCAAACACGCTTTTACCGGCTACGGCGTGCGCTACGACCTGGCTCTTGAGGATGAAGAGTATCTCGAAGAACTTTGCGCCCACCATATAAGCGGGCAGTTGCGGGTTGCACCCGAACACTTCTCAAAGCGAGTAACCGATGCAATGTCCAAGCCAGGGAAAGAAGTCTATGAGAGATTTTCCGGAAAGTTTGCAGTCCTTAACAAAAAATGTGGCAAGAACCAGTATATAGTAAACTACCTGATGTCAGGACATCCGGGCTGCACCCTTGAAGATATGATCGAAATGGCAGAGTATGTGCGGGACCATGGGGGCTACACAGAACAGGTACAGGACTTTACCCCAACCCCTATGACAGTGTCAACCTGTATGTATTACACAGGGCTTGACCCATTTACCGGAAAAGCGGTATACGTTGCGAAGGGCAAAAAAGAAAAAGCTATGCAGAGAGCCCTTATGCACTACAGGAGCCCTGCAAACTATGAACTCGTATATGAAGCCCTGGAAAAAGCAGGAAGACTCGATCTTGTAGGAAACGCCCATAATTGTTTGATAAGAAGAAAGAATAAATTTTATTAA
- a CDS encoding UPF0058 family protein, whose amino-acid sequence MHKEELIQLHTYMAQMKRYFERHGVTQEFDDYKALSISPVHIHRSKADHKRAIFILGGELATLMSRDDPIFEEASTHMRDSLNSVIKLIGNN is encoded by the coding sequence ATGCACAAGGAAGAACTGATACAACTGCACACATATATGGCTCAAATGAAGAGATACTTTGAGAGGCACGGTGTAACGCAAGAGTTCGATGACTACAAGGCTTTATCGATAAGTCCCGTCCACATCCACAGGAGTAAGGCGGATCACAAGCGCGCAATTTTTATTTTGGGAGGCGAGCTTGCAACTCTCATGTCACGGGATGACCCCATCTTCGAGGAAGCGTCTACCCATATGAGAGATTCTCTGAATTCTGTCATAAAGCTCATCGGTAATAACTGA
- a CDS encoding FAD-binding oxidoreductase, protein MDITAELQKIVGDRLSVSPSELYCYSSDASQVKGMPDYVVRPKSTEEVSRIVRLAYENEIPVTARGAGTGLAGGSVPVEGGIALDMSGMNRILEIDIDNIQVVVEPGIIQDALNDALKPYGFFFPPNPGSSAMCTIGGMIAYNASGMRCVKYGTTRNYVRDLEVVLADGTVIHTGSKMLKSAAGYDLTQLIIGSEGTLGIVTKAGLKIAPLPKTRKLVIASFKSAEVAGEAVVKTFSNGVIPSACEILDRVSLQVLKRCDPELVLPSEGDVILFEVDGTENSVHEAAEQIIKVCSPLAISIKLAESEKEMADIWAARKLVGAAVSRLDPTKTRIYMGEDVGVPIKKIPELLRRAQEISEKFNLPAMKYGHIGDGNLHLALFIDVLNKDEWDRLNRAADLIHRTAIELGGTVSSEHGVGAARGQYMEAQWGPALEVMRAIKKALDPKGILNPGKLGL, encoded by the coding sequence ATGGACATAACTGCAGAGCTTCAAAAAATCGTTGGTGACCGGCTCTCGGTCTCGCCTTCTGAACTTTATTGTTATTCTTCTGATGCATCCCAGGTCAAGGGAATGCCTGATTACGTGGTACGCCCGAAAAGCACGGAAGAGGTCAGCCGTATTGTCAGGCTTGCCTATGAAAATGAAATCCCTGTGACCGCAAGGGGAGCAGGCACCGGACTTGCCGGGGGTTCCGTTCCTGTTGAAGGGGGCATTGCGCTGGACATGTCAGGAATGAACCGTATTCTTGAAATCGATATTGACAATATCCAGGTAGTCGTGGAACCGGGAATAATCCAGGACGCCCTTAATGATGCCTTAAAACCATACGGCTTTTTCTTTCCCCCTAATCCTGGCAGTTCTGCCATGTGCACTATCGGGGGCATGATAGCTTATAATGCAAGTGGAATGCGCTGTGTCAAATACGGTACCACCCGGAACTATGTCCGCGACCTGGAAGTGGTGCTTGCGGATGGGACTGTCATCCACACAGGCTCAAAAATGCTGAAATCCGCTGCAGGTTATGACCTGACCCAGCTTATTATAGGCTCTGAAGGCACTCTCGGAATCGTCACTAAAGCCGGCCTGAAGATCGCCCCTCTCCCGAAGACCCGGAAACTTGTAATCGCTTCCTTCAAAAGTGCTGAGGTTGCAGGGGAGGCAGTTGTAAAGACTTTTTCAAATGGGGTCATCCCTTCAGCCTGCGAGATCCTTGACCGGGTTTCCCTGCAGGTGCTTAAACGCTGCGATCCGGAACTTGTACTCCCCTCGGAGGGGGACGTAATCCTTTTTGAGGTAGACGGCACTGAAAATTCGGTGCATGAAGCTGCAGAGCAGATAATAAAAGTCTGTTCCCCTCTTGCCATCTCCATAAAGCTTGCGGAAAGTGAAAAAGAAATGGCAGATATATGGGCAGCCAGAAAGCTTGTAGGAGCTGCAGTTTCCCGTCTTGACCCCACCAAAACCAGGATTTATATGGGGGAAGACGTAGGAGTTCCCATAAAGAAGATTCCTGAACTGTTAAGGAGAGCACAGGAAATTTCTGAGAAATTCAATCTGCCTGCCATGAAGTATGGGCATATCGGAGATGGAAACCTGCACCTTGCCCTTTTCATTGACGTCCTGAATAAGGACGAGTGGGACCGCCTGAACCGGGCTGCGGATCTTATCCACCGGACAGCAATTGAGCTTGGGGGCACGGTCAGTTCCGAACATGGTGTAGGAGCTGCCCGCGGCCAGTATATGGAAGCTCAGTGGGGCCCGGCTCTTGAGGTAATGCGTGCAATCAAGAAAGCCCTTGACCCAAAAGGAATCCTGAACCCGGGCAAGCTGGGGTTGTGA
- the rimI gene encoding ribosomal protein S18-alanine N-acetyltransferase: MIRRFTPEDFQEIIEIEEEAFSEHNSLVYMNFYEMVGDGFLVAEHNGQVIGYVVGYRSAENEGHIFSVGVKKEYRGRGIGTELIHSICDIFIANGLRYARLEVRNSNTDAQKLYRSIGFVPCWTEKKYYSDGEDGMVMKMHLHPYRLLISKQKYLEPVFSYNEFITTIRGPISYYR; this comes from the coding sequence ATGATAAGGCGTTTCACACCTGAGGACTTCCAGGAAATAATCGAAATTGAAGAAGAGGCTTTTTCGGAGCATAATTCCCTGGTGTATATGAACTTTTACGAAATGGTTGGAGACGGCTTCCTTGTTGCGGAACATAACGGGCAAGTAATAGGGTATGTGGTAGGCTACCGTTCCGCGGAAAACGAAGGGCATATTTTTTCCGTTGGCGTAAAAAAAGAATATAGGGGAAGGGGAATAGGCACGGAACTGATTCATTCCATATGTGACATTTTTATTGCAAATGGGCTTAGATACGCGAGACTGGAAGTAAGAAATAGTAATACTGACGCACAAAAATTATACAGATCGATAGGATTCGTACCCTGCTGGACTGAAAAAAAGTATTATTCAGATGGAGAAGACGGTATGGTTATGAAAATGCATCTGCACCCATACCGCCTCTTGATCTCAAAACAAAAATATCTCGAACCCGTATTCTCATACAACGAATTTATTACTACAATCCGGGGCCCTATCAGTTATTACCGATGA
- a CDS encoding (Fe-S)-binding protein produces MKENGISETRDKSETKGKEPLFEIDPRSVYKCVQCGTCRSVCPVFDVVGWESANTRGRMLIIKSMLEGRPPSEDVLSSLASCTTCGICAVKCPAGANPPEVVEAARAQLVKCGVTTEAQDKLKAAITTSGNSFGETRNRLHWLSDTERSKLPEKSDYVYFVGCFDSYRYPEFAKKTFEVLQRFGVTLLPDEQCCASPLLRTGFRDDAEKIMEHNLEQIRKVGAHTVITGCAGCYTTLKNNYPGELRVISLPEFLAEHLEELNLKRLDLTVTYHDPCHLGRHNKVYDPPREVIQAICTLKEMKNIKENSRCCGGGGGVRIGYPDISLKLAKKRIEDVPEGVDYIVTSCPLCVRNLRDAAEDIEVIDIVELVAMALE; encoded by the coding sequence ATGAAAGAAAATGGAATAAGTGAGACCAGGGATAAAAGTGAGACTAAGGGCAAAGAGCCGCTCTTTGAAATTGACCCCCGTTCGGTTTATAAATGCGTGCAGTGCGGGACCTGCCGCTCAGTCTGCCCGGTCTTTGATGTAGTTGGTTGGGAGTCCGCCAATACACGTGGGAGAATGCTTATCATTAAAAGCATGCTCGAAGGCAGGCCGCCGTCAGAAGATGTCCTCTCAAGCCTTGCTTCCTGCACAACCTGCGGGATCTGTGCTGTCAAATGTCCCGCCGGAGCAAACCCTCCTGAAGTAGTGGAAGCTGCCCGTGCCCAGCTGGTAAAATGCGGCGTGACAACCGAAGCCCAGGACAAATTGAAGGCTGCAATTACGACCAGTGGCAACTCCTTTGGGGAAACAAGAAATCGCCTTCACTGGCTTTCCGATACAGAACGTTCAAAACTCCCGGAGAAGTCCGACTATGTCTACTTTGTAGGGTGTTTCGATTCCTACCGTTATCCGGAATTTGCAAAAAAGACTTTTGAGGTTTTGCAGCGCTTTGGAGTCACCCTCCTGCCGGACGAGCAGTGCTGTGCTTCTCCTCTCCTTCGTACGGGTTTCCGGGACGATGCCGAAAAAATCATGGAGCACAACCTTGAGCAGATTCGGAAAGTGGGAGCTCACACCGTCATCACGGGCTGCGCTGGCTGTTACACAACCCTCAAGAACAATTACCCCGGAGAACTTAGGGTAATCAGCCTCCCCGAGTTCCTTGCCGAACACCTGGAAGAACTGAACCTGAAGCGCCTTGACCTCACAGTTACCTACCATGACCCCTGTCATCTGGGCAGACATAATAAGGTCTATGACCCCCCAAGAGAAGTAATTCAGGCTATCTGCACCCTCAAGGAGATGAAAAACATCAAAGAAAACTCCCGCTGCTGCGGCGGTGGAGGCGGAGTCAGGATAGGATATCCCGACATCTCCCTTAAACTTGCAAAAAAGCGCATTGAAGACGTGCCCGAAGGTGTGGACTACATAGTCACATCCTGCCCCCTCTGCGTGAGAAACCTCAGGGATGCAGCCGAGGATATCGAAGTTATCGACATTGTAGAACTCGTGGCAATGGCACTGGAGTAA